One stretch of Pedobacter riviphilus DNA includes these proteins:
- a CDS encoding bestrophin family protein produces the protein MIIRKKENWFKMLFVWHGSVLPRLLPRLILLFVLSIGVVFFHGKILSFKVPLNPTPLTLFGFVLALFLGFRNNVSYDRFWEARKLWGSLLNCTRSLARQVITLPRTSSEKSESTGFINLLISCTYALKHQLRGTNAENDLKKRLSDTQFSFIHATRYKPTIIIKLMGDWIAHARSKESIDSIQQMRFDENLDKLAEIVGGCERIISTPIPYSYRVLLHRTVYLYCFLLPFGLVDSLQWLTPFIVVFIAYTFVAFEAIADEIEQPFGTESNDLALNEMCQMIEATLMELDGKEIPEIKARKSGTID, from the coding sequence ATGATAATCAGGAAAAAAGAAAATTGGTTCAAAATGCTTTTTGTGTGGCATGGCTCGGTTCTTCCCAGGCTATTGCCACGGCTTATCTTACTTTTTGTACTGTCTATAGGGGTGGTGTTCTTTCATGGTAAAATCCTTTCCTTTAAAGTGCCTTTAAATCCAACACCGTTAACCTTGTTTGGTTTTGTACTTGCATTGTTCCTTGGCTTTCGAAATAATGTGAGTTATGACAGGTTCTGGGAAGCCCGAAAGCTTTGGGGCTCCCTTTTAAATTGTACCCGCTCACTCGCCAGACAAGTCATAACGCTTCCCCGCACTTCATCTGAAAAATCTGAATCCACAGGCTTCATCAATCTTTTGATATCATGTACCTATGCGTTAAAACATCAGCTAAGGGGTACAAATGCAGAAAATGACCTTAAAAAAAGGCTCAGCGATACCCAATTCAGCTTTATTCATGCTACACGTTATAAACCGACCATAATTATTAAACTGATGGGGGATTGGATTGCTCATGCACGCAGCAAAGAAAGCATAGATTCAATTCAGCAGATGCGGTTTGATGAAAATCTAGACAAGCTGGCCGAAATTGTCGGAGGCTGTGAGCGGATCATATCAACACCAATACCTTACAGTTACCGTGTGTTATTACACCGGACAGTATACCTCTACTGCTTTCTTCTTCCCTTTGGGCTTGTAGATAGCCTCCAATGGCTAACCCCATTTATTGTTGTTTTTATTGCCTATACTTTTGTCGCTTTTGAAGCCATTGCAGATGAGATTGAGCAGCCTTTTGGTACAGAATCTAATGACCTTGCATTGAATGAAATGTGCCAGATGATAGAAGCCACATTGATGGAACTTGATGGCAAGGAAATCCCCGAAATTAAAGCCAGGAAAAGTGGAACCATAGATTAA
- the dnaK gene encoding molecular chaperone DnaK, protein MGKIIGIDLGTTNSCVAVMEGNDPVVIANDEGKRTTPSIVAFLKNGERKVGDPAKRQAITNPQNTIMSIKRFMGRRFDEVTEEIKHCSYKVVRGDNDTIRVDIEGKLYTPQEISAIILQKMKKNAEDYLGQEVTDAVITVPAYFNDAQRQATKEAGEIAGLNVKRIVNEPTAAALAYGLQKADKNQKVAVFDLGGGTFDISVLELGDGVFEVKSTNGDTHLGGDDFDKVIIDWMADEFKKEEGIDLRKDPMALQRLKEAAEKAKVELSTATETEINLPYVTAVDGIPKHLVKKLSRAKFEKLADSLFSRCLKPCEAALKDAKLKPADIEEVILVGGSTRIPKVQEIVAQFFGRQPSKGVNPDEVVALGAAIQGAVLSGDVKDVVLLDVTPLSLGIETMGGVMTTLIPANTTIPAKKSEVFSTASDNQPGVQVHVLQGDRTMAKDNKSLGIFNLDGLPPAPRGIPQIEVVFDIDSNGILNVTAKDKGTNKEQKIRIEAGSGLSKEEVEKMRESAKANEVSDKEARERVDKLNLADSQIFQSEKQLKTFGEKLSTDNRQAIEGALSALKYAHEKQDIAAIDTSLADLTKAWNSASEEMYKTDQPSQGAENVNQPANDGPDDVTDVSFEDVK, encoded by the coding sequence ATGGGCAAAATTATAGGTATCGACTTGGGAACCACCAATAGCTGCGTGGCAGTTATGGAAGGAAATGATCCGGTAGTGATCGCTAACGATGAAGGAAAAAGAACCACTCCTTCGATTGTGGCTTTTTTAAAAAATGGAGAACGTAAGGTTGGCGATCCTGCGAAAAGGCAGGCTATTACCAATCCGCAAAATACGATTATGTCTATCAAACGTTTTATGGGTCGTCGTTTTGATGAAGTAACAGAAGAAATAAAACATTGTAGCTATAAAGTTGTTCGGGGCGACAATGATACTATCCGGGTTGATATTGAGGGGAAGTTGTACACGCCACAGGAGATCTCCGCCATCATCCTGCAAAAGATGAAGAAAAACGCAGAAGATTATCTCGGGCAGGAGGTAACAGATGCTGTAATTACCGTGCCGGCATATTTTAATGATGCCCAAAGGCAGGCAACCAAGGAAGCAGGTGAAATTGCAGGGCTTAACGTAAAAAGGATAGTAAATGAGCCAACTGCGGCTGCTTTAGCCTATGGCCTGCAAAAGGCAGATAAGAACCAGAAAGTAGCTGTTTTCGATCTTGGAGGAGGAACATTTGATATTTCCGTACTTGAACTTGGGGATGGTGTTTTTGAGGTTAAATCAACCAATGGTGATACCCATCTTGGGGGTGATGATTTTGACAAGGTAATTATAGATTGGATGGCAGATGAATTCAAGAAAGAGGAGGGGATTGATCTGCGTAAGGATCCCATGGCACTTCAGCGTTTAAAGGAGGCAGCTGAGAAAGCCAAGGTTGAACTTTCAACGGCTACTGAAACGGAAATTAACCTACCCTATGTAACTGCAGTGGATGGAATTCCTAAACACCTGGTAAAAAAACTGAGCCGTGCAAAATTTGAAAAATTAGCCGACAGTTTATTTTCGCGCTGCCTGAAACCTTGCGAGGCGGCCCTTAAAGATGCTAAATTGAAACCGGCAGATATTGAGGAGGTTATCCTTGTAGGTGGAAGTACCCGTATTCCAAAAGTGCAGGAAATAGTAGCGCAGTTTTTTGGCAGGCAACCTAGTAAAGGTGTAAATCCTGACGAGGTGGTTGCATTGGGGGCTGCAATCCAGGGTGCGGTGTTATCTGGCGACGTAAAGGATGTGGTGCTACTGGATGTGACGCCGCTCTCATTGGGGATAGAGACAATGGGTGGTGTAATGACAACCTTAATCCCGGCCAATACAACCATACCGGCAAAAAAATCAGAAGTGTTCTCTACTGCATCTGATAACCAGCCAGGGGTTCAGGTACATGTATTGCAAGGAGATAGAACCATGGCAAAGGATAATAAAAGCCTGGGCATCTTTAACCTTGATGGACTTCCACCTGCGCCAAGGGGAATCCCTCAGATCGAGGTTGTATTCGATATCGACTCCAACGGGATACTTAATGTAACTGCAAAAGACAAAGGGACCAATAAGGAACAAAAAATACGGATTGAGGCCGGTAGCGGACTGAGTAAGGAAGAGGTTGAAAAAATGAGGGAAAGTGCTAAGGCCAATGAGGTTTCTGACAAGGAGGCCCGGGAGCGGGTGGATAAACTGAACCTGGCGGACAGCCAGATTTTCCAATCTGAGAAACAATTGAAAACCTTTGGAGAGAAACTTTCTACAGATAACAGACAGGCTATTGAGGGTGCGCTTTCTGCCCTGAAATATGCACACGAAAAACAGGATATTGCGGCTATCGATACCTCCCTTGCAGATCTGACCAAAGCATGGAACAGTGCCAGTGAGGAGATGTACAAAACCGATCAGCCTTCACAGGGAGCAGAAAATGTAAACCAACCTGCAAATGACGGACCGGATGATGTGACAGACGTTTCTTTTGAGGATGTAAAGTAA
- a CDS encoding phosphatidylinositol-specific phospholipase C1-like protein, which translates to MRIISYVSLLLVLPAIAFITVKEDPTINQIQVIGSHNSYKQAIDPALFAMFKKTDSVAASKIDYEHISIPEQLNMGLRNLEIDVYADSAGGRYAHPKGLDWAKDQPAFDASEEMKKPGFKVLHIPELDFRSSVPTFVAALKVLRTWSETHADHTPVFITLEAKDDSIKKPGFTSPELFTPKVFDELDKVILENLGKEHIILPDEVRGKYSSLEDAVLHQNWPKLSQAKGKFIFVLDATGKKRATYIQNHPSLKARVMFTNSDPGTPEAAFMIRNNPKDKQIPEMVKKGYIIRTRADNDTQQARKNDTSDFDAACNSGAQVITTDYYLKSTHFKSSYAVSFAKGEYFRANPLFKVR; encoded by the coding sequence ATGAGAATCATCAGTTACGTAAGCCTATTGCTGGTATTGCCAGCAATAGCGTTTATTACCGTTAAGGAAGATCCAACCATCAATCAGATTCAGGTTATTGGTTCGCACAATAGTTATAAGCAAGCCATCGATCCGGCATTATTTGCCATGTTTAAAAAAACGGACTCAGTAGCTGCCAGTAAGATCGATTATGAGCACATTTCTATACCAGAACAATTAAATATGGGCTTAAGAAATTTGGAGATTGATGTTTATGCTGATTCTGCTGGTGGCCGTTATGCGCATCCAAAAGGTTTAGATTGGGCAAAGGATCAGCCTGCCTTTGATGCCTCTGAAGAAATGAAAAAGCCCGGTTTTAAGGTTTTACACATCCCCGAACTCGATTTTAGAAGTTCTGTACCAACTTTTGTAGCGGCTTTAAAAGTGTTGCGTACCTGGTCAGAAACACATGCAGATCATACCCCGGTTTTTATTACACTAGAGGCTAAAGATGATTCGATAAAAAAACCTGGTTTTACATCACCAGAATTATTTACGCCAAAGGTTTTTGATGAACTGGATAAAGTGATTTTAGAGAATTTAGGTAAAGAACATATCATTCTTCCTGATGAAGTAAGAGGTAAATACAGTTCGCTTGAAGACGCTGTACTTCATCAGAATTGGCCAAAATTGAGCCAGGCGAAAGGCAAGTTTATTTTTGTACTGGATGCAACCGGAAAAAAAAGAGCAACTTATATTCAAAATCATCCATCACTAAAAGCCCGTGTAATGTTTACGAATTCAGACCCAGGTACACCCGAGGCTGCTTTTATGATTAGAAATAATCCGAAAGACAAACAGATTCCGGAAATGGTAAAAAAAGGTTACATCATTAGAACACGAGCCGATAACGATACGCAACAGGCTCGTAAAAATGATACAAGTGATTTCGATGCAGCATGTAACTCTGGTGCACAGGTTATCACAACAGACTATTACCTAAAAAGCACACATTTTAAGTCCAGTTACGCTGTTAGCTTTGCTAAGGGCGAATACTTTAGAGCTAACCCCCTATTTAAAGTTAGATAA
- a CDS encoding chaperone modulator CbpM: protein MENLTKISVEQCCIYYKIELSFIQKLDQHGLISLITSGEGAFITYEQLNDLEKYIHFHYDLEINMEGIETVVHLLERIKKLQQEVKILRNYGQEEQFTNFDTAT from the coding sequence ATGGAAAATTTAACGAAGATTTCAGTAGAACAGTGCTGTATCTACTATAAAATTGAATTGTCTTTTATACAAAAACTAGATCAACATGGATTAATAAGCCTTATTACATCGGGCGAAGGGGCTTTTATTACCTATGAGCAGCTGAACGACCTGGAGAAATACATTCACTTTCATTATGATCTGGAAATCAACATGGAAGGTATCGAAACGGTAGTGCACCTTTTAGAGAGGATCAAAAAGCTCCAGCAAGAAGTAAAAATCCTTCGAAATTATGGCCAAGAAGAACAATTCACAAACTTTGACACCGCGACCTAA
- a CDS encoding DnaJ C-terminal domain-containing protein: MDYIDYYKVLGVGKNATPDEIKKAYRKLARQHHPDLNPNDPAAGKLFQQINEANEVLSDPEKRKKYDQYGKDWKNAEQFEEARRQQQQQSAYSGSNPFGGQGGYYSSDDDGDFSDFFASMFGNQGRSRGGRQPHFKGQDLRATLQLNLSEAYTTHKQTFTVNGKNIRITIPAGVENGQEIKINGYGADGANGGPKGDLYITVEIKNNTAFIRKGNDLYLTVLLDLYKAILGGEEMIQTMSGKVKLNITPETQNGKKVRLKGKGFPVYKKEGAFGDLYITFDVQIPKNLTEREKELFGQLAKESKK; the protein is encoded by the coding sequence ATGGATTACATTGATTATTACAAAGTTCTTGGTGTTGGTAAAAATGCAACACCCGATGAGATCAAGAAGGCATATCGCAAGTTAGCCCGCCAGCATCATCCCGATCTGAACCCTAATGATCCCGCTGCAGGAAAACTTTTCCAGCAGATCAACGAGGCTAACGAAGTGCTCAGTGACCCGGAAAAAAGAAAAAAATATGATCAGTACGGAAAAGACTGGAAAAATGCAGAACAGTTTGAAGAGGCGCGCAGGCAACAGCAACAACAGTCTGCTTACAGCGGAAGTAACCCTTTTGGAGGTCAGGGCGGATATTATTCAAGCGATGATGATGGAGACTTTTCTGATTTTTTTGCTTCGATGTTCGGAAACCAGGGCAGATCAAGGGGAGGCAGACAGCCCCATTTTAAGGGGCAGGACCTTCGCGCCACGCTCCAGTTAAATCTATCAGAAGCTTATACAACCCATAAACAAACCTTTACCGTAAACGGGAAAAATATTAGGATTACCATTCCTGCGGGCGTAGAAAACGGCCAGGAAATCAAAATTAACGGGTATGGTGCCGATGGCGCTAACGGAGGGCCAAAAGGCGATCTCTATATCACAGTTGAAATTAAAAACAATACCGCTTTCATACGCAAGGGCAATGATTTGTATTTAACCGTCTTGTTGGATCTTTACAAAGCAATACTGGGAGGAGAAGAAATGATTCAAACAATGAGCGGAAAAGTTAAATTGAATATTACCCCAGAAACACAGAACGGAAAAAAAGTACGTTTAAAGGGCAAGGGATTTCCTGTTTACAAAAAAGAAGGGGCCTTTGGAGATCTTTACATCACCTTTGATGTGCAAATCCCCAAAAACCTCACCGAACGTGAAAAGGAGTTATTCGGACAACTTGCAAAAGAATCCAAAAAATAA
- a CDS encoding FdhF/YdeP family oxidoreductase, with protein MEQDKKAPSAENPYKLLDLKLTPVEKSAAGMHAVMAAMGDLIEEKTFFRGNHALLNMNQFKGFDCPSCAWPDPDDERSPVGEYCENGAKALAEEATTKRVTADFFKKHSVFDLAKLDDYQIGKFGRLTEPMYMPKGGTHYEPISWENAFKKIGAHLNALESPHQAAFYTSGRTSNEASFVYQLFAKEFGTNNMPDCSNMCHETSGSALRPTIGIGKGTVTLEDFYETDVIIDIGHNPGTNAPRMMSALAKGKKNGAMIIAINPLPEAGLLGFQDPQSIKGMIGGGVKLADLYLPVKINGDMALLKALEILLIDFEKKFPGQVFDQEFIKDKTTGYEAFLKQFEHEDYNLDHLSGLCGVSKEDILRAAEMIAFKKRIIFCWGMGLTQQPNGVAMIREILNILLLKGSIGKPGAGVCPVRGHSNVQGNRTMLIDEKPTAEQLDRLENYYGFKMPREHGYDVVRAIKAMHEGKLKFMFCMGGNFLSATPDTTYTANAVRKLDLLVCVSTKLNRSHLIHGNEALILPTYGRSDKDIVNGEVQIISTENSMGVVQASKGMLDAVSKNLINETQIACRMAMATLGEKSVVNWQLYHDSYDAVRDAIEKCIPGFENYNEKVRQKGGFYLPNAARDGKFMTKEFGDRAPFTLTKIPNNNLEHDEYMMATTRTHDQFNTTIYGLDDRYRGIKNERRVIFMNRKDIEKLGMKAGDKVDLFNFDDGVERIAPLFIIVPYEIPERNTVTYFPETNVLVSVNNVVEESNMPASKYVKIKIKKHEPTIYDRVKKVEENYRLMQ; from the coding sequence ATGGAACAAGATAAAAAGGCACCTTCTGCAGAAAATCCATATAAGCTGCTTGATCTGAAACTGACACCTGTAGAGAAATCGGCAGCAGGAATGCACGCGGTAATGGCCGCCATGGGAGATTTGATAGAGGAGAAGACATTTTTCAGGGGAAACCACGCACTTTTGAACATGAACCAGTTTAAGGGATTCGATTGTCCGAGCTGTGCATGGCCAGATCCTGATGATGAACGCTCTCCTGTTGGCGAATACTGTGAAAACGGTGCAAAGGCCCTTGCAGAAGAAGCAACAACGAAAAGAGTGACAGCTGATTTTTTTAAAAAGCATTCTGTTTTTGACCTGGCCAAGCTGGATGATTACCAGATTGGTAAGTTCGGGAGACTTACCGAGCCAATGTATATGCCCAAAGGCGGAACGCATTACGAACCAATTAGTTGGGAGAATGCCTTCAAGAAAATAGGAGCGCACCTCAATGCACTCGAGTCGCCCCACCAGGCCGCATTTTACACCTCGGGCAGAACCAGCAATGAGGCATCATTTGTGTATCAGCTCTTTGCCAAGGAATTTGGTACCAACAATATGCCCGACTGTTCGAATATGTGCCATGAAACTTCCGGTTCTGCACTGCGGCCAACTATTGGCATTGGCAAGGGAACCGTTACGCTAGAGGACTTTTATGAAACCGATGTAATTATTGATATCGGCCATAATCCAGGTACAAATGCACCTCGGATGATGAGTGCCCTGGCTAAGGGGAAAAAAAACGGAGCCATGATCATAGCCATTAATCCTCTGCCGGAGGCCGGATTGCTTGGTTTTCAGGATCCACAGTCTATAAAGGGAATGATTGGGGGCGGGGTTAAGCTGGCAGATTTATATCTCCCTGTAAAAATCAACGGTGATATGGCCTTGCTTAAGGCCTTGGAAATTCTGCTGATCGATTTCGAAAAGAAATTTCCGGGACAGGTTTTTGACCAGGAATTTATCAAAGATAAAACAACCGGATACGAAGCATTTTTGAAGCAGTTTGAACATGAGGATTATAATCTTGATCATTTATCCGGGCTATGTGGCGTTTCCAAAGAAGATATCCTAAGGGCTGCGGAGATGATTGCCTTTAAAAAAAGAATCATTTTCTGTTGGGGAATGGGACTTACACAACAGCCCAATGGTGTTGCAATGATCCGTGAAATTCTTAATATTCTATTGCTTAAAGGAAGCATTGGAAAGCCCGGGGCCGGCGTATGTCCGGTACGTGGGCACAGTAATGTTCAGGGTAACAGAACCATGCTTATAGATGAAAAGCCTACAGCTGAACAGCTCGACCGCCTTGAAAATTACTATGGCTTTAAAATGCCACGTGAGCATGGCTACGATGTGGTCCGGGCAATCAAGGCCATGCACGAGGGAAAGCTCAAATTTATGTTTTGCATGGGCGGGAATTTTTTGTCTGCAACTCCTGATACTACCTATACCGCCAATGCTGTACGAAAACTGGATCTGCTGGTTTGCGTGTCTACCAAGCTCAATCGAAGCCATCTTATTCACGGAAATGAAGCATTAATACTGCCAACTTACGGCCGAAGTGATAAAGATATTGTAAATGGCGAGGTACAGATCATTTCTACTGAAAACTCTATGGGGGTTGTACAGGCTTCAAAGGGGATGCTGGATGCGGTATCCAAAAACTTGATTAATGAAACGCAGATAGCCTGCCGAATGGCAATGGCAACACTGGGAGAAAAATCGGTTGTTAACTGGCAACTCTACCATGATAGTTATGACGCGGTTCGCGACGCGATAGAGAAATGCATTCCAGGCTTTGAAAACTACAATGAAAAAGTTAGGCAAAAAGGTGGGTTTTACTTGCCAAACGCTGCAAGAGATGGAAAGTTTATGACCAAAGAATTCGGCGACCGTGCACCCTTCACCCTTACAAAAATTCCCAATAACAATCTCGAGCATGATGAGTATATGATGGCAACCACCAGGACACATGATCAATTCAATACGACCATATATGGACTGGATGACCGTTATCGCGGCATTAAAAATGAGCGGCGTGTGATCTTCATGAATAGGAAGGATATCGAAAAACTGGGGATGAAAGCCGGAGACAAAGTAGACTTGTTTAATTTCGACGACGGCGTTGAACGGATTGCCCCGCTGTTCATCATCGTACCTTATGAGATTCCTGAACGTAATACGGTAACCTATTTCCCCGAAACCAATGTTTTGGTTTCTGTGAACAATGTGGTAGAAGAAAGTAATATGCCAGCTTCTAAATACGTAAAGATTAAAATTAAAAAGCACGAACCCACTATTTATGACCGGGTAAAAAAAGTAGAAGAAAATTATCGGCTGATGCAATAG
- a CDS encoding Dyp-type peroxidase, producing MNQPQNVTDYPNNNTIFMVWKFKDGAAIRPAFEQLCALVENINRSYAIRIVKGRTSCVLGVGYDAWKKLRLPSPLPKELVEFEPIVGERHTAVSTPGDLHLHLRAMDMGICFDMASDITAVLESVAECSLEIHGFRYWDGRSILGFVDGTENPIGDERQLFALVGDEDPVYKGGSYLFVQKYLHEMKNWTALSTEDQEKVIGRYKMSDIEMTDEVKPSNSHSALAGIEDAAGNDLKIIRDNMPFGHPAKGEVGTYFIAYANTFSTVKEMLTRMFIGSPPGNSDRILDFSTAKTGTLYFVPTITMLQNYSATSQ from the coding sequence GTGAATCAACCACAAAACGTAACAGACTATCCTAATAACAACACCATTTTTATGGTTTGGAAATTCAAAGATGGCGCAGCCATCAGGCCCGCCTTCGAGCAACTATGTGCCCTGGTAGAAAACATAAATCGCTCTTATGCAATCCGAATTGTAAAGGGACGGACAAGTTGTGTGCTGGGTGTAGGGTATGATGCCTGGAAAAAACTTAGACTACCCTCTCCCCTCCCAAAAGAGCTGGTAGAATTCGAACCCATTGTTGGAGAACGACATACCGCAGTGTCTACCCCGGGTGATCTACACCTACATTTACGGGCAATGGATATGGGCATATGTTTCGATATGGCCAGCGACATTACGGCGGTGCTAGAATCCGTAGCTGAATGCAGCCTGGAAATACATGGTTTCAGGTACTGGGACGGCCGCTCTATACTCGGCTTTGTAGATGGCACAGAAAACCCTATTGGAGATGAAAGGCAACTTTTTGCCCTTGTGGGAGATGAAGACCCGGTTTACAAAGGTGGGAGTTACTTATTTGTACAAAAGTACCTGCATGAGATGAAAAACTGGACAGCATTGTCTACCGAGGACCAGGAAAAGGTAATTGGCCGTTATAAAATGAGCGACATCGAAATGACCGATGAGGTAAAACCAAGCAATTCGCACAGTGCACTCGCCGGGATTGAAGATGCCGCAGGGAACGACCTTAAAATCATCAGAGATAACATGCCTTTTGGGCATCCGGCAAAAGGAGAAGTTGGTACCTATTTCATTGCCTATGCCAATACATTCAGTACTGTAAAAGAAATGCTCACCAGAATGTTTATTGGAAGCCCTCCGGGAAATTCTGACCGAATACTTGACTTTAGTACCGCTAAAACCGGCACACTTTATTTTGTACCAACCATTACTATGCTTCAGAATTATTCGGCAACTTCACAATAA
- a CDS encoding RagB/SusD family nutrient uptake outer membrane protein, with amino-acid sequence MKKIIILFNFLACLMVLESCSKLDVDVESQYVKDNFPFTNSDYAALFGTMYSNLSSQYGVPYWRMQELSTDAAIIPARDGNFDDGGQYRQLHYHTWTIDHPNVRDIWQWGFGGINNCNRLINLTNESSISATQKSSSIAEVKAMRALYYYFMMDLYGNVPIIDTFPVSTLPGNQSRDKVFEFIEKELLSVIPQLPIKDNNNRVLVYGRPTQAMAYALLEKMYLNAEVYTGKPRYADAVIMADNILKNTNYALDNKYSDIFDVNNGPQINETIFAIPYDQQIPGNQITRFGFYPALAAAYGINVGFSIAMSTTPEYYNRFNLNNDIRNSFWLIGKQYAPDANRKPDLTKPVFVAGTTTQIEITPDLILKPGKPMDLGNTVADQAKGVRSVKYWPDVNAIQATRLNGNDMPVLRLADVMLMKAEAILRGATATTVNGELQTPLVLLNKIRSRAGAELASTVTLTVLLDERAREFSWEAWRRNDLIRFGQFETEYPLPNDVLFMNKDITRRIYPIPANELKLNTNLKQNPGY; translated from the coding sequence ATGAAAAAGATTATAATCCTATTTAATTTCCTTGCTTGCCTGATGGTTTTAGAATCATGCAGTAAGCTCGATGTTGATGTAGAATCGCAATACGTTAAAGACAATTTTCCTTTTACCAATTCAGATTACGCGGCACTTTTCGGCACCATGTATTCTAACCTTTCTTCTCAATATGGTGTTCCTTATTGGAGAATGCAAGAGCTTTCTACAGATGCCGCAATTATTCCGGCACGCGATGGAAATTTTGATGATGGAGGTCAATACCGTCAGCTCCACTACCATACCTGGACCATTGATCATCCAAATGTGAGAGATATCTGGCAGTGGGGATTTGGCGGTATCAATAACTGCAACCGCTTAATTAACCTAACCAATGAGTCTTCAATCTCAGCAACACAGAAAAGTAGCAGTATAGCCGAAGTAAAAGCAATGAGGGCCTTATACTATTATTTTATGATGGATTTATACGGTAATGTACCAATTATTGATACTTTCCCAGTGAGTACGCTCCCAGGAAACCAAAGCAGAGATAAAGTATTTGAATTTATTGAGAAAGAACTTTTATCCGTTATTCCGCAATTACCAATAAAGGATAATAACAACCGCGTATTGGTTTATGGCCGACCAACCCAGGCAATGGCTTATGCTTTATTAGAAAAAATGTACCTTAATGCTGAGGTATATACAGGCAAACCGAGATATGCAGATGCCGTAATTATGGCCGATAATATTCTGAAAAATACCAACTACGCTTTGGATAACAAGTATTCTGATATTTTTGATGTAAACAATGGGCCTCAAATTAACGAAACCATATTCGCTATTCCTTACGATCAGCAAATTCCGGGTAACCAGATTACAAGATTTGGTTTTTACCCTGCATTAGCAGCAGCTTATGGCATTAACGTAGGTTTCAGTATTGCCATGAGCACTACACCCGAATATTATAATCGTTTTAATTTAAACAATGATATCCGTAACAGTTTCTGGTTAATAGGCAAACAATATGCACCAGATGCCAACCGTAAGCCTGATTTAACTAAACCCGTTTTTGTTGCAGGAACCACTACACAAATCGAAATTACGCCAGATTTAATTCTGAAACCAGGCAAACCAATGGATTTAGGCAATACCGTTGCAGACCAAGCTAAAGGTGTTCGATCGGTAAAATACTGGCCAGATGTAAACGCAATTCAGGCCACACGTTTAAATGGTAACGATATGCCCGTATTGCGTTTAGCTGATGTGATGCTCATGAAAGCAGAAGCCATATTAAGAGGAGCAACTGCTACCACTGTTAATGGCGAGTTGCAAACGCCACTGGTACTTTTAAATAAAATAAGAAGCCGTGCAGGTGCCGAATTGGCAAGCACTGTAACATTAACGGTTTTATTAGATGAAAGAGCCCGCGAATTTAGCTGGGAAGCATGGAGAAGAAATGACTTAATCCGTTTCGGGCAATTTGAAACCGAATATCCGTTACCTAACGATGTACTTTTCATGAATAAGGATATAACCAGAAGAATTTATCCTATTCCGGCAAACGAGTTAAAGCTTAATACAAACCTGAAACAAAACCCAGGGTATTAA
- a CDS encoding DUF7009 family protein encodes MKIRIKGNSLRYRLTKSEVAALGMVGFLSERTHFASQALEYAIMTTSEGQLTADFSENRIVLNMPEKMIEELVNTDKVGFSDVSGPVSLLIEKDFTCLDNVEEDQSDNFPNPNINC; translated from the coding sequence ATGAAAATTAGAATAAAGGGCAATTCGCTCAGATATCGTTTAACCAAGTCTGAAGTAGCCGCATTGGGAATGGTTGGATTTCTTTCCGAACGTACCCACTTTGCTAGCCAGGCGCTGGAATATGCGATTATGACAACAAGCGAGGGACAGCTTACCGCCGATTTTTCGGAAAACCGGATCGTTCTGAATATGCCCGAAAAAATGATCGAGGAGCTGGTCAATACAGATAAGGTCGGTTTTAGCGATGTATCTGGTCCGGTAAGCCTGCTCATTGAAAAAGATTTTACCTGTTTGGATAATGTGGAAGAAGATCAGAGTGATAATTTTCCCAATCCCAATATAAACTGTTAA